The following coding sequences are from one Leptospira mayottensis 200901116 window:
- a CDS encoding LIC13354 family exoprotein, with protein sequence MRLRTNWKRLAAIILILGMMNCSKSKDDKNTNNILLLLGISIQNYWEIEGTWNYFNGTKDYPGGGFNSNGTVLIGQYTITRTKITREVKDSGFGASKLIGDVAEIDRSKQAVYVQFTQDSSFSKGKFSWYRWISKDGYTYICPDLSGVNNQNTLEQAKADNLDSFSDINNINSGCGLNSGFDPAPWSRLEIKTN encoded by the coding sequence ATGAGACTTAGAACAAACTGGAAACGTTTAGCGGCGATCATTCTTATTTTAGGAATGATGAACTGTTCAAAATCGAAAGACGATAAAAATACGAACAATATATTGCTTCTTCTCGGAATTTCGATTCAAAATTATTGGGAAATAGAAGGAACCTGGAATTACTTCAACGGAACGAAAGACTACCCCGGCGGCGGTTTTAACTCTAATGGAACTGTATTGATAGGTCAGTATACTATTACTCGAACCAAAATAACTCGAGAAGTAAAGGACTCCGGTTTCGGAGCAAGTAAGCTAATCGGTGATGTCGCCGAAATAGACCGGTCTAAACAAGCAGTTTACGTCCAATTTACCCAGGATTCCTCTTTTTCAAAAGGAAAGTTCTCTTGGTACCGCTGGATTTCGAAAGACGGTTATACTTATATCTGTCCCGATCTTTCTGGTGTAAACAATCAAAACACATTAGAACAAGCTAAAGCGGATAACTTGGATTCTTTTTCAGATATAAACAACATAAATTCTGGATGTGGTTTGAACAGCGGATTCGATCCCGCTCCTTGGAGCCGTTTAGAAATTAAAACGAACTAA
- a CDS encoding LIC_13355 family lipoprotein, producing MKKNIFIYNFLILLFSFYSCKENSSEDLNSLVGLLVLTQAQQTPDSRPCKDRFAIDRAGIYNATEIVSDPANTGTGFQDSTCAVDGVLGLGNFNGSLDVFTLDNNGPGASLILGWNGKKVQNTIGMDFIVFENPFQVGGSPNSVFLEPIIVEVGNDRNNWCGWNPTYTQGGVFSNDPAHWLRFAGLKYVDYNQITNPMNSVSLFNLDGGGDGFDLGDVNFGNSGSGCNVALRNELQANGFLYIKLTSAKAIFSLLPIPGANENPDIDGVIAKQLSP from the coding sequence ATGAAAAAAAACATCTTTATTTACAATTTTTTAATTCTGCTTTTTTCTTTCTATTCGTGTAAAGAAAACTCATCCGAAGACCTGAATTCGCTTGTCGGTTTGTTGGTTTTGACGCAAGCACAACAAACTCCCGATTCAAGACCTTGCAAAGATAGGTTTGCAATTGATCGAGCAGGCATATACAACGCAACGGAAATCGTAAGCGATCCCGCAAATACCGGTACCGGATTTCAAGATTCCACCTGTGCGGTTGACGGGGTCTTAGGACTCGGAAATTTTAACGGTTCTCTGGACGTATTTACTTTGGATAACAACGGTCCAGGAGCCTCTTTAATTTTAGGTTGGAACGGTAAAAAAGTTCAGAATACAATCGGTATGGATTTTATCGTTTTTGAAAATCCGTTTCAAGTTGGCGGAAGTCCGAACTCGGTTTTTTTAGAACCGATCATCGTCGAGGTCGGTAACGATCGAAACAATTGGTGCGGATGGAATCCAACTTATACGCAAGGCGGAGTGTTTTCCAATGATCCGGCACATTGGTTACGATTTGCGGGATTGAAATACGTGGATTATAACCAAATTACAAATCCGATGAATTCCGTTTCTTTATTCAATTTGGACGGAGGAGGAGACGGATTCGATTTAGGAGATGTGAATTTTGGAAATTCGGGATCGGGCTGCAACGTAGCCTTAAGAAATGAACTTCAAGCTAACGGATTTCTATATATAAAACTAACTTCCGCAAAGGCGATCTTTTCTCTACTTCCGATCCCCGGTGCCAATGAAAACCCGGATATCGACGGTGTAATCGCCAAACAATTATCCCCATAA
- a CDS encoding DUF6580 family putative transport protein: protein MQKLDQILKRIKSKLVTKHTVSIFGVILSGISRFLPHPPNFTLVGAMTVYSGARIQGWKSFVYPIFMILVTDFILSRIHGFDWFYEGLPFVYCSLLINVLLGKIFLTNNNKFVSVFGVSLFASAQFFVLSNFSVWAFSTLYPKTPEGLLTCYIAAIPYFGGTLLGDLIYTSILFGILDRVALKVKANFTKSETKEELSV from the coding sequence ATGCAAAAACTCGATCAAATTCTAAAAAGAATTAAATCTAAGCTCGTAACGAAACACACAGTTTCCATATTTGGAGTGATCCTTTCCGGAATTTCTAGATTTCTACCTCATCCACCTAACTTCACTTTGGTGGGTGCAATGACCGTTTATTCTGGAGCGAGAATTCAAGGATGGAAATCGTTCGTTTACCCGATATTTATGATACTTGTTACCGATTTTATTCTCTCCAGAATCCACGGATTCGATTGGTTTTATGAGGGTCTTCCTTTTGTATATTGTTCTCTTCTGATAAATGTTTTGTTAGGAAAAATTTTTCTAACAAACAATAATAAATTTGTCTCCGTATTCGGTGTATCGTTATTTGCGAGCGCGCAATTTTTCGTCCTTTCGAATTTTTCGGTCTGGGCCTTTTCCACTCTCTATCCTAAAACCCCAGAAGGTTTATTAACCTGTTATATTGCCGCCATTCCCTATTTTGGCGGTACTCTGCTCGGAGATTTGATTTATACCTCAATTCTTTTTGGGATTTTAGACCGAGTCGCATTAAAAGTGAAAGCGAATTTTACAAAAAGCGAAACAAAGGAGGAACTTTCTGTTTGA
- a CDS encoding vWA domain-containing protein yields the protein MRFFSKRVFDLFLETRFNVQGILYVRFTNRKFGHRVYLRKIVNFTGIVLSFLLTGTYVASENHERSKLFIVDASGSMNEYLGIYQKIHLAKKHVSRFISTLPTETEIGFIAYGNRVPGCSSSRLYEPLQRENHDTFKNRLFSLTPSGATPLAESIRIAGNLISQRKKETEIILITDGVEGCYGDPKKELQTLKQQGIYFKFHILGLGLKPDEERKMKILAEEGNGKYFGIEDDSSFYTALDSLKNQTATVIEKNRKDSLREPNGDLMVWFEKIRKDQESDSKTTYTIDFGFKARNNPKNCVVFNLKQKANSSRQSLGPKRISSPENLIFSESSCFDVSESKGTITIEIPKRTSLIGVLELWDMAGIPSPLGISNEEEFH from the coding sequence ATGCGATTTTTTTCAAAGCGCGTTTTCGATTTATTTCTTGAAACTCGTTTTAATGTTCAAGGTATTTTATACGTTAGATTTACGAACCGAAAATTCGGACATCGTGTATATTTACGAAAGATTGTAAATTTTACGGGGATCGTTCTTTCTTTTTTATTAACGGGAACCTACGTTGCTTCCGAAAACCACGAACGGTCTAAATTGTTTATCGTAGATGCTTCCGGATCGATGAACGAATACCTGGGGATTTATCAAAAAATTCATTTAGCAAAAAAACACGTTAGTCGCTTTATTTCTACTCTTCCTACAGAAACGGAAATAGGATTTATAGCTTACGGTAATCGGGTTCCGGGTTGTTCTTCCTCCCGTTTATATGAACCTTTACAAAGGGAAAATCATGACACATTCAAAAATCGTCTTTTTAGTTTAACGCCTTCGGGTGCAACTCCCCTCGCAGAGTCGATTCGAATCGCGGGAAACTTGATTTCGCAAAGAAAAAAAGAAACCGAAATCATCTTAATCACGGACGGAGTGGAAGGTTGTTACGGTGATCCCAAAAAAGAACTCCAAACATTAAAACAACAAGGCATTTATTTTAAATTTCATATCCTCGGCTTAGGTTTGAAGCCCGACGAAGAACGAAAGATGAAAATTCTCGCGGAAGAAGGTAACGGCAAATATTTCGGAATCGAAGACGATTCTTCTTTTTATACGGCTCTCGATTCCCTTAAAAATCAAACCGCTACGGTTATCGAAAAAAACCGTAAGGATTCGCTCCGAGAACCTAACGGTGATTTAATGGTTTGGTTTGAAAAAATTCGTAAAGACCAAGAATCCGATTCTAAAACTACCTACACGATCGATTTCGGCTTTAAAGCTAGGAACAATCCTAAAAATTGCGTTGTGTTTAATTTAAAACAGAAAGCAAATTCTTCCCGTCAAAGTTTAGGCCCGAAAAGAATTTCGTCTCCCGAAAATCTAATTTTCAGTGAAAGCTCCTGCTTTGATGTTTCTGAAAGTAAAGGAACGATTACGATTGAAATTCCAAAACGAACTTCTTTAATCGGAGTTTTAGAACTTTGGGACATGGCCGGAATACCTTCCCCCCTTGGAATTTCGAATGAAGAGGAATTTCATTAG
- a CDS encoding mucoidy inhibitor MuiA family protein, with translation MGNLKYGILFYKTLRFGVEIFDFRLRSFSLFFCFSVFLIFPLNAKEVELKVQDVTLYESSAGVLRSGKINLEPGINELMIRNLPVALQDESLVASVETAGASVVGSSTWIETGAIIHNEEALELQKKIRVLEKEIEDYESRNSNLRNLRKILIDTRLKLTEMISKNLFYKKNEVDSKKWFQTLSENRQAIQVVLSSDREVSRAIKDLRKKLSELQDKLSVILSLSEKSSRITKIFVSFTETEKKEVRLNLTYRTGGVSWKPFYSVRMDGREKIEFEYLAEINQESGEDWNNINLLLSTSSPDVSGRRPRLSSQRLYDQKKKTNKDGLVTFQSQSIAGESNTVSEVESPEAGIDPTTGSSEESGSGFLFRYSKPITLLSRKESKKLSLVSFTTDATFTALYVPALKHYPLIKGSFKNISGFPIIPGETAVFRQAGMVGKSGFGYISPGEKAEISFGSENEVRAIYRKESNQTKEGILSGTKVVEKSIRVELENFGKESRTISFQESIPVSGVENVKVSIDSVTTSGYVEVRKDSGILEWKLDLRPNQKQEIKLKYKVSFPAEFDLNL, from the coding sequence ATGGGTAATTTAAAATACGGAATTCTGTTTTACAAAACACTCCGATTTGGAGTTGAAATTTTCGATTTTAGATTGCGATCGTTTTCTTTGTTTTTCTGTTTCTCCGTTTTTTTGATCTTCCCTTTGAATGCAAAAGAAGTGGAATTGAAAGTGCAAGACGTAACTTTATACGAATCTTCCGCAGGAGTTTTAAGAAGTGGTAAAATCAATTTGGAGCCAGGAATCAACGAACTTATGATTCGAAACTTACCAGTCGCGCTCCAAGACGAATCCTTGGTTGCATCAGTGGAAACAGCGGGAGCTTCCGTAGTAGGTTCTAGTACCTGGATTGAAACGGGGGCTATTATTCACAACGAAGAAGCTTTGGAGCTACAAAAAAAGATCCGCGTTTTGGAAAAAGAAATAGAAGATTACGAAAGTAGAAATTCCAACCTCAGGAATTTGAGAAAGATTCTTATAGATACGAGATTGAAATTGACCGAGATGATTTCCAAAAATCTGTTCTACAAAAAGAACGAGGTCGATTCCAAAAAGTGGTTTCAAACTCTTTCCGAAAATCGACAAGCTATTCAGGTTGTGTTGAGTTCTGATCGGGAAGTCAGTCGTGCCATCAAGGACCTTCGAAAAAAACTTTCCGAACTGCAAGACAAGTTGAGTGTGATTCTTTCCTTATCTGAAAAATCCTCCAGAATTACGAAAATTTTCGTGAGCTTTACCGAAACCGAAAAAAAAGAAGTAAGATTAAACCTAACGTACCGAACAGGAGGGGTTTCTTGGAAACCTTTCTATTCGGTTCGTATGGACGGAAGAGAAAAAATCGAGTTTGAATATCTCGCGGAGATCAATCAGGAGAGTGGGGAGGATTGGAATAATATTAATCTTTTATTATCTACTTCCAGCCCCGACGTAAGTGGAAGGAGACCACGTCTTTCCAGTCAAAGGTTATACGATCAAAAAAAGAAAACGAATAAGGATGGGCTTGTCACTTTTCAAAGCCAAAGTATTGCAGGAGAATCGAATACCGTATCGGAAGTGGAATCTCCCGAAGCCGGAATTGATCCCACAACCGGAAGTAGCGAAGAATCAGGAAGCGGGTTTCTATTTCGTTATTCAAAGCCGATTACCCTTCTTTCTCGAAAAGAATCCAAAAAGTTGTCCTTGGTATCTTTCACGACGGACGCCACATTTACGGCTTTATATGTTCCCGCCTTAAAACATTATCCGCTCATTAAAGGGAGCTTTAAAAACATTTCCGGGTTTCCCATTATTCCGGGAGAGACAGCGGTATTTCGTCAAGCGGGGATGGTGGGAAAGTCCGGCTTCGGTTATATCAGTCCCGGAGAAAAGGCAGAAATATCCTTCGGTTCTGAAAACGAAGTTCGAGCGATTTACAGAAAGGAATCTAATCAAACCAAAGAAGGAATTCTTTCAGGAACGAAGGTCGTTGAAAAGTCGATTCGAGTGGAGCTTGAAAATTTCGGAAAGGAATCCAGAACGATTTCCTTTCAAGAATCGATTCCAGTTTCTGGAGTGGAAAACGTAAAGGTTTCCATCGACTCTGTTACAACTTCGGGTTATGTAGAAGTAAGAAAAGATTCTGGAATTCTCGAATGGAAACTGGATTTGAGGCCGAATCAAAAACAAGAGATCAAACTCAAATATAAGGTCAGCTTTCCCGCCGAATTCGATCTAAACTTGTGA
- a CDS encoding DUF4139 domain-containing protein, producing the protein MRQSILPLRIGKKLFLNPILIFLILTASPAKSQDEPEVKDQNTNGERISAAAEKTDPSRIQSVVLYSSFAYVTRNLRTKIKAGSSEIYLGEIPDRVSERTISVRFPDSSKKIKIRGIRGRIRVERKARTKEIASLLKRQEILNDRIEFLSSEIQELIEEEKTIVKISPVIKKDPAPQEEIADPEFLSGFQKQYQEHLNQLSLLRRKKLETLDQIREESLVVDASLDHLGRLEAKQKKEIYLEVETSEDTETSIEYKYLISGASWFPRYSLQLTEESKSGYLSWFALVRNDTGEDWEKVKLFFTASNPDLDIDLPIVKEWRIQTQASIEDSKQVYKEDVESYPVQHVSPSSGGADHEKLKEAEVSRKKSKRTASKSEINIHDNISGKSAAAPMEQSRQIIQENYSNRANSLRTEDNLNQLKTDLANQQDSFNGGQYDQANYYGQEALKKFSKLSDFSRKELNSIETYTEELIRKGSLILSSQKVPGGLIPPSSPEGFDYQYVSGILETIPSDRSFNKVFLKKKSLSLTPGYFASPLAGPGAYLTVEASNSEGEPLLAGPMEVFSGNTLLGNTVLNTSKPGETIRMELGQDRDILVNRRETSFEQKEGVISSRTKIKYKISIEIKNRKKRNAILTLIDRVPYTVDDSVEIKFEFGKDLPSKNEEGILTYKMELPPGGKKIIEFEYSVSHPAENRLIRTPGSGGY; encoded by the coding sequence ATGCGACAATCTATTCTACCGTTGCGAATTGGAAAAAAATTATTTCTAAATCCGATCCTGATTTTTTTAATCTTAACTGCTTCTCCTGCAAAAAGCCAAGACGAGCCGGAAGTCAAAGATCAAAACACGAACGGCGAACGAATTTCAGCCGCGGCCGAAAAAACGGATCCTTCCCGAATTCAATCCGTAGTTTTGTATTCCAGTTTTGCATATGTTACAAGAAATCTTAGAACTAAAATAAAAGCCGGAAGTTCGGAAATTTATCTTGGAGAAATCCCAGACCGAGTTTCGGAAAGAACGATTTCGGTTCGTTTTCCGGATTCTTCCAAGAAAATTAAAATTCGTGGAATCCGAGGTAGGATCCGAGTAGAAAGAAAGGCGAGAACAAAGGAGATCGCTTCTCTTTTAAAAAGGCAGGAGATACTCAATGATCGGATAGAATTTTTGAGTTCGGAAATCCAGGAGTTGATCGAAGAAGAAAAGACGATCGTAAAAATCTCTCCAGTGATCAAAAAGGATCCCGCTCCTCAAGAGGAAATTGCCGATCCAGAATTCCTATCCGGATTTCAAAAACAATATCAAGAACATCTCAATCAGTTATCTTTGCTCCGTCGGAAGAAACTGGAAACCTTAGATCAGATCCGAGAAGAAAGTTTGGTTGTAGATGCTAGTTTGGATCATCTCGGTCGATTGGAAGCGAAACAAAAAAAAGAAATCTATCTTGAGGTCGAAACATCGGAAGATACGGAAACTTCAATCGAATATAAATACTTGATTTCTGGCGCAAGTTGGTTTCCGAGATATTCCCTTCAACTTACGGAAGAATCCAAAAGCGGTTACTTGAGTTGGTTTGCCCTCGTTCGAAACGATACGGGTGAAGATTGGGAAAAGGTGAAACTTTTTTTTACGGCTTCCAATCCGGATTTGGACATAGATCTTCCGATCGTAAAAGAATGGAGAATTCAAACACAAGCTTCGATAGAGGATTCCAAACAAGTTTACAAAGAGGATGTTGAAAGTTATCCCGTTCAACATGTTTCTCCTTCTTCTGGTGGAGCCGATCATGAAAAGTTAAAAGAAGCGGAAGTTTCAAGAAAAAAGAGCAAACGTACGGCTTCCAAATCTGAAATTAACATTCACGACAACATTTCCGGTAAATCCGCTGCGGCTCCTATGGAACAATCCCGTCAGATCATTCAGGAAAATTATTCCAATCGAGCAAATTCTCTCCGCACGGAAGATAATCTCAATCAGCTTAAGACGGATTTAGCGAACCAGCAGGATAGCTTTAACGGCGGTCAATACGACCAGGCGAACTATTACGGACAAGAAGCTCTTAAAAAGTTCTCGAAACTTTCGGATTTTTCCCGTAAGGAGTTGAATTCGATCGAAACATATACGGAAGAATTAATTCGCAAGGGAAGTTTAATTCTTTCTTCCCAAAAAGTTCCGGGCGGTTTGATTCCCCCTTCATCTCCGGAAGGATTTGATTACCAATATGTTTCCGGAATTTTGGAAACAATCCCGTCCGATAGATCTTTCAATAAGGTTTTTTTAAAGAAGAAATCTCTCTCACTGACTCCAGGTTATTTTGCCTCGCCTCTTGCTGGCCCAGGGGCTTATCTTACCGTGGAAGCGTCTAATTCGGAAGGAGAACCTTTACTTGCAGGGCCGATGGAAGTTTTTTCCGGAAATACTCTCTTGGGGAACACTGTTCTCAATACGAGTAAGCCGGGGGAAACGATTCGAATGGAACTAGGTCAGGATCGGGATATTCTTGTGAACCGAAGAGAAACTTCCTTTGAACAAAAGGAAGGAGTAATTTCCTCCCGAACAAAAATCAAATACAAGATAAGTATCGAAATCAAAAATCGTAAAAAAAGAAACGCGATTCTTACACTCATTGATCGTGTTCCGTACACAGTTGATGACAGTGTGGAAATTAAATTCGAATTCGGGAAAGATCTTCCTTCTAAAAACGAAGAAGGAATTTTGACTTACAAGATGGAACTACCTCCTGGAGGAAAGAAAATTATAGAATTTGAATATTCTGTGAGCCATCCGGCCGAGAATCGACTGATCCGGACCCCGGGCTCTGGAGGATACTGA
- a CDS encoding chloride channel protein: MKMEKVKQPIFRISGRRSLYFYCILTGIVSGLGAFLFSRILAVCEYLFLDRAAGLSLPHASGEFLIDSSDTLHWGIPFSDEYRPWVVFFLPIIGGLFTGWIVNRFSPESGGTGSDAMIDSFHNQEGRMNPVVSLVKSIATIFTLASGGSGGKEGPISQIGAGFGSLLATLLKAGARARRTLLLAGTAGGLGAIFHAPLGGALTSVEMIYREDIESDSLIPCIISSVSAYLVYSGLNGFNTVYRVTDTEFLRYTDLIFYLGLGVLCFLCGDIFIRIFRKVQNFSARLEISPILKPALGGIFVGTVGLFLPETIGTGAGILQVALDGKDPVGTLGIFSSMSQSTGLWLIVLFFILAGMKILTTSFTIGTGGSAGMFGPSLFIGGMLGGGVGTFAKVFVYPDLSVTSFILVGMGAFYAGVASAPIAGMIMICEMIGSYMLLPPLMVVSILTFVLSHRLSLYRAQKETRFQSPAHFWDMNRDLLEEIQVKTCKDRLRTIAVTRDHFLLSELEEEALKIQASDYVVLNRENRYLGILSLRKVRHTLESRDVISNLITVGDVTDVSAPFGKPEDSLATLLKILIDRDLDKIAIVEKNQFIGYLRFADLMKIYFENTFPKSTKSWDLAPKSKIYL; encoded by the coding sequence ATGAAGATGGAAAAAGTAAAACAACCCATTTTTCGAATCAGCGGCAGAAGATCCTTATACTTTTATTGTATTCTTACTGGAATCGTTTCCGGATTGGGAGCCTTTTTATTTTCAAGAATTCTTGCCGTATGTGAATACTTATTTTTGGATCGTGCGGCAGGCCTTTCGCTTCCACATGCTTCCGGAGAATTTCTCATCGATTCTAGCGACACCTTACATTGGGGAATTCCTTTTTCGGATGAATATAGACCTTGGGTCGTATTTTTTCTTCCAATCATTGGAGGATTATTTACGGGTTGGATCGTAAACCGTTTTTCACCCGAATCGGGGGGGACGGGTTCGGATGCGATGATCGATTCCTTTCACAATCAGGAAGGAAGAATGAATCCCGTTGTTTCGCTCGTCAAGTCCATCGCGACGATCTTTACACTAGCAAGTGGAGGGAGCGGCGGAAAAGAAGGTCCGATCTCACAAATCGGAGCGGGTTTCGGATCCTTACTTGCTACTCTTTTGAAAGCCGGAGCGAGAGCCAGGCGAACACTTTTACTTGCCGGGACGGCAGGAGGTTTAGGCGCGATCTTTCACGCTCCGTTGGGGGGTGCATTAACGTCGGTGGAAATGATCTATCGGGAAGATATTGAAAGTGATTCTTTGATTCCCTGTATTATTTCTTCGGTTTCTGCTTACTTAGTGTATTCCGGTCTGAACGGTTTTAATACGGTCTACCGAGTTACCGACACTGAGTTTTTGAGATATACCGATCTGATTTTTTATTTAGGTCTGGGAGTTCTTTGTTTCTTGTGCGGGGATATATTCATTCGTATTTTCAGAAAGGTACAGAACTTCTCTGCGCGTCTTGAGATTTCTCCGATCTTGAAACCTGCGTTAGGCGGAATTTTTGTGGGAACCGTTGGACTTTTTTTACCGGAGACGATCGGAACCGGAGCAGGAATACTTCAAGTCGCATTGGACGGAAAAGATCCCGTCGGAACATTGGGAATCTTTTCATCGATGTCCCAAAGTACAGGACTTTGGTTGATTGTGTTGTTTTTTATCTTAGCGGGAATGAAAATTCTTACCACTTCGTTTACCATTGGGACCGGAGGTTCGGCGGGAATGTTCGGACCTTCTCTTTTTATCGGAGGAATGTTAGGTGGAGGAGTTGGAACTTTTGCAAAGGTTTTTGTTTATCCCGATCTTTCCGTTACTTCGTTTATCCTGGTAGGAATGGGCGCCTTTTACGCGGGTGTTGCAAGTGCTCCAATTGCGGGGATGATTATGATCTGTGAAATGATTGGGAGTTACATGTTGCTTCCCCCTTTGATGGTAGTTTCGATTTTAACCTTTGTGTTGAGTCACAGATTGAGTTTGTATCGTGCACAGAAAGAAACAAGATTTCAATCTCCTGCACATTTTTGGGATATGAACCGGGACCTTCTGGAAGAGATTCAAGTCAAAACTTGCAAAGATCGGTTGCGAACGATTGCAGTAACTCGGGATCATTTTTTGCTTTCTGAACTTGAGGAAGAGGCTTTAAAAATTCAAGCGAGCGACTATGTGGTTCTCAATAGGGAAAATCGATATCTGGGAATTTTATCTCTTCGAAAAGTAAGACATACTCTCGAATCCAGAGACGTCATCAGCAACTTAATTACCGTTGGAGATGTTACGGACGTTTCGGCTCCGTTTGGAAAACCGGAAGATTCCCTAGCCACTCTTTTAAAGATCTTGATCGATCGGGATCTGGATAAAATTGCAATCGTCGAGAAAAATCAATTTATCGGATATCTTCGTTTTGCAGATCTCATGAAAATATATTTCGAAAATACGTTTCCTAAAAGTACGAAATCATGGGATTTAGCTCCGAAAAGTAAGATATACCTTTAG
- a CDS encoding CPBP family intramembrane glutamic endopeptidase has protein sequence MLVTKTPDPMESLENIGNPQKKPFEPVLIAFQQFLVLILGTYVLLPLIATSVVLTVLISKELPSDFPYLDGNTRAEIYKQTTEKFQKEIQSNNKQIYQRYIEVMVKEKPWLLIVDRFIWALCFILPAYFILARFFKAEYADLSDSFDLKTMFTGAGLGALVFLFVIVFGFFLTKIFGKQTPNEFQEALFKEMKGNRSLLLWSLYSVGLITGIVEEVFFRGFCLKQFQGRGLEIPGLLFTSVVFGLVHYGEQSSISVPILLSFVGMFFGLFYLRTGNIWYSISAHVSYNSIMLLIAYIKGGELQ, from the coding sequence ATGCTTGTAACCAAGACTCCCGATCCAATGGAATCCTTAGAAAATATCGGCAATCCACAAAAGAAACCGTTCGAACCGGTTTTGATCGCGTTTCAACAATTTCTCGTTCTGATTCTTGGAACGTATGTTCTTCTACCTTTAATTGCCACTTCGGTTGTTCTTACTGTTTTGATTTCCAAAGAACTTCCCAGTGATTTTCCGTATTTGGACGGTAATACGAGAGCGGAGATTTATAAACAGACGACTGAAAAATTTCAGAAAGAAATCCAATCTAATAATAAGCAGATTTATCAGCGTTATATTGAAGTGATGGTAAAAGAAAAACCCTGGCTTTTGATTGTGGATCGATTCATCTGGGCACTTTGTTTTATTCTTCCCGCTTATTTTATTTTGGCTCGATTTTTTAAGGCGGAATACGCAGATCTCAGCGATTCTTTCGATCTTAAGACGATGTTCACCGGCGCAGGGCTTGGAGCCTTGGTTTTTCTATTTGTGATCGTCTTCGGTTTTTTTCTAACCAAGATTTTCGGTAAACAAACTCCGAATGAATTTCAAGAAGCACTTTTCAAGGAAATGAAAGGAAACCGGTCTTTGTTACTCTGGTCTCTTTATAGCGTCGGTTTGATCACCGGAATTGTGGAGGAAGTTTTCTTTCGGGGATTTTGTCTGAAACAATTCCAAGGAAGAGGATTGGAAATACCCGGCCTTCTTTTTACATCTGTTGTTTTTGGCTTGGTGCATTACGGTGAGCAGTCTTCCATTAGCGTTCCGATTCTACTCAGTTTTGTGGGAATGTTTTTCGGGCTTTTTTATCTGAGAACGGGAAATATCTGGTATTCCATCTCGGCACACGTTAGTTACAACTCCATTATGTTATTGATCGCTTATATCAAAGGAGGGGAACTTCAGTGA
- a CDS encoding M23 family metallopeptidase: MKRSFKYPIGFATMLLAFVFFKSPVDSRQKLELLKNLDYNNQSIKRLREDVKNNLKVSVSNLEKSELTSLEFYRYIVKKEDNFFKIMARTGMDIDTISSVNSLSSPYDIYPGMELLIPNMRGIYDLEEKENSSSIQKKLSKKYNLVRKFIFFDENKGLWFIPGKGLPKEERSFFYGMAFNRPLGEAGIVSSRFGKRKDPFTRKETFHGGLDIAAEEGTPVYASADGEVHFSDKKGGYGNLIVLSHKLGYETLYGHLSSISVRPGEKVSKGQKIGEVGQTGRATGNHLHFEVRRFNQRQRPVFRDHV; this comes from the coding sequence ATGAAACGTTCTTTCAAGTATCCAATCGGATTCGCTACCATGCTTTTAGCCTTTGTTTTTTTTAAAAGTCCGGTCGATTCCCGCCAAAAACTGGAACTCCTGAAAAACTTAGATTACAACAATCAATCGATAAAAAGGCTCAGAGAGGACGTCAAAAACAACCTAAAGGTATCCGTTTCCAATCTGGAAAAGTCGGAACTTACTTCCCTTGAATTTTATCGATATATCGTAAAGAAAGAAGACAACTTCTTCAAAATCATGGCTCGAACCGGAATGGATATCGATACGATCTCGTCGGTCAATAGCCTTTCATCCCCCTACGATATCTATCCAGGGATGGAACTTTTAATTCCCAACATGCGGGGAATCTACGATTTGGAGGAAAAGGAGAATTCGTCTTCGATTCAAAAAAAACTTTCTAAGAAATACAACCTCGTGCGAAAGTTTATCTTTTTCGACGAGAATAAAGGACTTTGGTTTATCCCCGGAAAAGGACTTCCGAAAGAAGAAAGATCTTTCTTTTACGGAATGGCTTTTAATCGTCCTTTAGGTGAGGCGGGAATCGTATCCTCCCGTTTTGGAAAAAGAAAAGATCCATTTACCAGAAAGGAAACCTTTCACGGCGGGTTGGACATCGCTGCCGAAGAAGGAACTCCAGTTTATGCTTCCGCAGACGGAGAGGTTCACTTTTCCGATAAAAAGGGAGGATACGGAAATTTGATCGTTCTAAGTCACAAGCTCGGATACGAAACCTTATACGGACATCTGAGTTCTATTTCTGTACGTCCCGGCGAAAAAGTCAGTAAAGGTCAAAAGATAGGAGAAGTAGGTCAAACCGGAAGAGCGACGGGAAATCATTTGCACTTTGAAGTCAGAAGATTCAATCAAAGACAAAGACCCGTCTTTAGAGATCATGTTTAA